The following nucleotide sequence is from Chryseobacterium sp. CY350.
TATTACCCATTTTTGGCTTTAAGTATAAAATTTAAATAGTACTATGTCATGAGTGGCAAAACTGTTTCAATAAATTTTTTACTTATCATTTATAATTAATCATTTATAAATTAAAAATATGTCATTTTTATCAAAACTAGAATTAGACGGTAACACCTATAATATTTTGGAGTGCAAATACAACTTCATTCAACCAGTTGACGGCACCGGAAAGCCGAAAGGAATGCCTACAGGAGGCGACATCATCATCAAAATCGAAAGCACGGGAAATCCTGAACTTTTAGGATGGATGTTGGATCATAATCAGATGAAAAATGGGAAAATCGTTTTTTATCGTAGAGATGCAATGAGCAAACTACAGGAACTGAGCTTTGAAAAAGCCTTTTGTGTAGAATTTTCTGAATGTTTTAATGGACTCGATAGTCAGCCACTGCAGATAGAAATGCGTCTGATCGCCAAGAAATTCAACATCAATGGAGCTACACATGAAAAACAGTGGCTGGAATAATGATCAGCAATCATAATAGATCATTCATTTTATACACATCCATCAATCTAAATTTAATCATAAACTAATGGAAAACCAAGATTTCTCGACGATATTCGGTACGTCTCGCAGATTTGAAGACTGGCTTCATGATACAACGAATCCTTTGGTGTATTGCCTTCTGACTTTAGACGGGAAAGATTTTATCCGAAAAAACAGCTATACGGTAGAGCTGAGCCAAAAAACTAATGACCATGACCGATTTACGATCGTGGTTCCGGATGATGCCTTAGATACTTTCAAAGGCTATGTGATGGAAAATTCTAAAAATCTGCTCGGAAAAGAGATAGGAATTACGTATTGGCGCTTTGGTAAAAGTCAGCATTACTTTAGGGGAATTATCGGAAATGTCCGTAATAAAAAAGATGAAGGTGGTGGTTACGGCGAGCTTTACATTACCGGTTTTGCGCCAAGCATTTTACTGGAAAGCGGAAAAGACTGTCAGAGTTTTGAAGACAAAACCCTCGAGCAGATCGTAAAACAGGTAACTGAAGGCTATCCGCAGGAAGCTAAAGTAGAAATAGCCTCCGGTACGCTGAGTGAATTCAACAAAAAAGCCCTTCCTTACACGGTTCAATATAAGGAATCAGATTATCAGTTCATCAAAAGACTGGCGATCCGTCACGGAGAATATTTTTATTACAACGGCGAGAAACTCATCTTCGGAAATACTGTGCAGCCAATTCTGAAACTCAGCGAAAATATAGATTTGATTGATGTTGAGTTTGAAATGCGGATTCAGGCTCAGGATTTTACCTTCACGGGTTACGACACCGAAAGCGGAGCAAGAATAGAAAAAGACAGCAGCAATGCAAGAAGCCAGTACAAAGAAAATCTGTTTCAGGTAATTGCAACAAATGCCTCAAAAAATGTTTTTAAAAAGAAGCCAAAAATGCACTTCAACCATACGGGAATCCAGAACTGGTCTGAAGGTCAGTTGGCAGAAGCGGTACGACTGGAACGTGAAAAGCGTGAGAATCTGATGCAGGTAAAAGGCAGAAGTAAAACTCCCGAACTGAAGATTGGCGGACGCGCAAAACTTTCCGATATCAATGGCAAGGCAATGGAAACCTACCGCATCCTGGAAATAAAACACATCTACGAACCGGGCGATTATTACAATGAATTTGTCGGAATCCCGGATATATTCAGTGCCGTGCCTTATCTCGACACCGAAGCAGTACCAAAAGGTGAAGAGCAACCCGCAAGAGTGGTGGACAATAACGATCCGATGGGAATGGGAAGAGTCCGCGTGCAGTTCCCGTGGCAGGAAGATAAAGGACAAAAAACGCCTTGGATTAGGTTGATACAACCACATTCGGGTGCTGGCAAAGGTTTTCATTTTATCCCGGAGATTGGGGAAGAAGTTTTGGTGGGGCATGAGAGCGGAAGCGCAGAGAAACCGTTTGTGATGGGGATGCATTATAATGGTGGCGAGACGAGTGGTTATGGAACTTCTGACAACAGCATAAAAGTAATACACACGAGAAGTGGACATATTTTAAAATTTACAGAAGATGAAAGTATTATCCTAACTGACAAAAGTGGTAATGAAATGATTTTTGATACTGTTGGAAGTAATATTACAGTTACTGCTCCTGAAAAGATGACGTTCAATTGCAAGAATCTTAATATCAATGTTGGACAGAATATGACTACAAATGTTGGACGAAATCAAAATAATATAGTAGGAATGAATCAGGTAGAAAGTATTGGCATGATGAAGAATTTATCCGTAGGAGCAAACTTTATGACAAATATTGTGGGAAGTTTAATGGAATTTGTAAAAGGAAATAGAGAAACCAAGGCAAAAGAACTAAAAGAAAATTCTAAAAGAAGAGAGATTATTTCTGAAGAAAACAATAACATCCATTCTCAAAAGAATTTCAACAATAATAGTGGAAACAACTCAAAAATGCACTGATTATGTCTATTGTACGGATTACAAAAGGTGAATATATCACAGAGATAGAAAAAGGCTGGACGGTTTATACTGATGAATTTGAAGCTTATGCAGGACAGTTTAGCCATTTTACAGCAGCAGACGGAATTAGTTTTGGAGATCCTGAAAAAGACGAAGACAAAGAAACCAAATACTTTAAAGATGCTTGGTGGTCATTAGATCTGGAAGGCAAGCAAAGAATAATGGAAGGTAATGTAGGGCAAAAAGTGTACTTCCATATCGAGACGCAAAATATTCCGGACAAAGATCCCAAAACAGGATTTGATTCTGAAATCAGTATTCAGTTATATGACTATGATGAAGACAAATTTCATGATCCTATAAGTGTTATTGCATCCAATAAGGCTCGTATTGTTTCTGTGAAAGTTGAAAAAAACAAAGCCGTTTTGGATCTTCTGCTTTCTCCGGGATTAGAGATAGTGGAAGAAATAGAAAAAGATGATGATGTAAGATTATTCTTCAATTGCACCTATCATGAAGATATCGAGATCCCTCTGCCAAAAGAAAAACCAGACTATCTTTTGGTGAAAACCTGCGATAAAAAAGTAATACAGAGCTATGAAAGTATTGGCTATGGCAGATGCGAATTTTATCAGTATAGGTACAATGACTTTATGCGTAGGCATGAGAAATGCGGGCATGTACCACCTGACTATTACTATGGCCCAATGATAAAGATAAATGAAGATACAGAGAAATTCTATGATTATTATGCCCTTAATGATGAAATGAAAAACCCTGTGGGGATGACCGTCGCAAGAATAAAAACAGAAGACAGGCTGGGTGTAGCCGGAAAACCTTTGGTAGGATACAGCTATGGTTTTAAATATTGTGTAAGATTTACACATGTGCTGAATCCAAAGTTATCTGACCAAGGAAAAAATTGGTTAACAAAAGCAAGATTCGATTTGCAAAAATTAATGGAAATTGGTTTAATTAAATATCAATATGAGGCTATCTATGACAAAATCATAGAAAGTATGGAAAGTACGTTTAACAAAAATTTTGAACCGACTACAGAAGAAGTTAATGCAGCGGGAAATGGCGGTAAGGAAAAAGCAAAAGAATCAAAAAAAGAAAAATACTATAAAAATATAGAACTCTTCAATCAGCGTTTTCAGGAATTTGCTTTTGCTACGCATCCCGATGCTTATAATCCAAAAGCAATGTCTGAGTTACCACTAAAAGATTTAGCATTGATATCTTTGTCACCGGATTTCAAAGAATGGATTGGTGAGGGCGCTTATGGCACCTGGATGCAGGCAGCCATTGTAGCCGGTAATATGGATTATGGAGAACTGCTTGTAACCAATATGGAACATTACAGCCAACCGGAAAATTCGGGTTGGATGGATGCTTGGGAAGTAGCCAAAGAAGCCGGGGGGAAAATAAAAGATGAAGTGGTAGATATGATGCTGTTGGACGACATAGAAAAATTCATACGAGAAAACCGCATCACACATGAGTAATCTACGATACAAAATAAGCAGGCTCTTAATAGGCGCATTATGCATTATAAAATCCCTATCCGCCTGCTCACAACAACCAAAAGATGATAATATGAAATGGACAGCAAAATATGATTTTATAGATTTATATAAGGTAAAAGTGAATGGAGGATCTTTTAATCCCGGTAGTGCAATTCGCTTAGCCAAAATAGAGATTCCCTATGAGAATACAATTATACTAGGAGGATCAAAAGATGAAAATTCTTTCGACCCCAAAAAAACAGGAGATATTGCAGTCTTATTTGCCAGCAAGGACAGAGGGAAAAATTATCAGGAAATAATAATAGGAGAAAAAGACATGGAGTACATGGAGTCCAAAGGCGATTATACCCTGATAAAAGCATATACAATGGATAGTGTAGCTGTCAAACACTATAAAATACTATTATTGAATAATAAGACTTTTGAGCTACAAAAAGTAGATGAATATATAAGACCAGCAAATCTTTCTGACTATTATTATAGTGATTTTGATGGGAAATATATTGTGCTCGAAAACTACGGTACGTTTACGATCGTTAACCTTCTCAATCGAAAAGAAGAATATAAAATACCTACCAATAAAATTGGAGATTATTTTTTTTACACAGGCAATGGCAGAATAGTTTACAAAAAAGACAATGAAATCCGAGAGTACAATGCAATCACACAAGAGGACAAACTACTCAATAAGCTTAAAAATAAGTATGATTATTTTTTCTATATAGATAATCAATTGACTTTACAAAATAAAATATTTGATGATGGCGATAAATTTCAATATGATATTTATGACATCAACGAAAATCCTTTGTATACAAAAACACCAGAAAACAAATATTTTTACCGTTACAAAAACTTTGTCTGTGATTACCGTAAACTAGGCGCAAAACCCGAGATCCGCTATTCTTATGACTATGGTAAAACCTGGAAGTCGCACCACGTGCAGGGTTTTACGATTCTTTCAAGTCTTGTCGGCTTTTACAAAGATCAGTTTTTGGTTACGGAAGGTATTTTTTGGCATTTCGATTCCCCAAAAAGTGGCGGACGTGTAATGGTTGGCGAATTTGTAAAATGATCAGAATACTGAAAATATCAATGCTGACTCTGTTGTTGTCATTTTTTGCCTGCTCACAACAACCAAAAGATGATAATATGAAATGGATAGCAAAATATGATTTTTTCGATTTATATAAGGTAAAAGTTAATGATAATACCTTCAACCCTGGAAGTGCAATTACTATTAGAAACATAATTATACCCTATGAAAATACAATAATCATGGGAGCAGAAAAAGATGAACATTCATTTGATTCTTCTAAAAAAAGTAGCATAGCTGTATTGTTTGTTTCTAATGACAAGGGGAAAAGTTACCAAGAAATAAAAACAGGAGAAAAAGATTTAGAGTATATGGAATCTAAAAGCGACCATACTTTAATAAAAGCTTACACGATGGATAGTTTGGCAGTAAAGCACTTTAAGATACTTTTACTCAACAACAAAACTTTTGAACTGAAAAAGGTAGATGAATATGCCGAACCCGAAGATTTCTCAAACTATTACTATAGTGATTTTGATGGAAAATATATTGTGCTTGAAAATTTTGGAAAATATATAATAATAAACCTATTAGACAAAAATGAATATTATAGTATTCCAGTTGATGAAATAGGAAAGTCATATTTCTATATAGGCAATGGGAAAATTGTTTATAAAAAAAATCAGGAAATAATCGAATATGATGTAAAATCAAGACAATCTAAGATTCTATCTGTTTTGAAAAACAAGTATGAGTATTTTAGATATATTGATGAAAATCTCCTGTTAAAAAAAATAGAACTTGAAGACGGAGACAAATATAAGTACGGAATTTATGATATTTATGAAAATAAATTGTATGAAGAAACCAATGAAAATAAATATTTCTATCGCTATAAAAACTTGTCTGTGATTATCGAAAACTAGGAGCAAAACCTGAGATTCGTTATTCATATGACTATGGCAAAAGTTGGAAAGTGCATCATGTAACAGATTTTACCATTCTTCAAAATATTTTTGGATTTTATAAGGATGAATTTTTGGTAACAGAAGGCATCTTCTGGCATTTTGATTCTCCGGAAAGTGGCGGACGTGTAATGGTAGGCGAATTTGTAAAATAAAATACGTTTGTAATTTTCCCTAAAAACCGGAATATTTAAAAATATAGTTTTTAAATTTGGAAGACAATGAAAAACAGTAAATTTTCAGAAGTCCAGATTATTAAGATTTTAGCTGAACAAAATCAAGGTAAAAAAGTAAATGAAATTTGCAGGGAACACAGCATTAGCCAGCCGACATTTAATAAATGGAAAAGCAAATATGGCGGTTTGGATGTTCAGCCACTCTCCAAAATGAAAGAGCTGGAAAAGGAACTTTCGCAATACAAAAAAATCGTAGCGGAACTTACACTGTAAAATGTGGTGATGAAGGACGTAATTGCAAAAAAACTTAACACCTTCCGAGAAGCGGGAACTGGTTGTTTATTCCGCAACAGAATATGGAATAAGCACTCGGAATGCGTGTAGAGTTTTTACCATAAACAGTTCGGTATTTTATTACAAAAAGAAGAAAAACAATGAGATGATAAAATCCGGGAGGAGCTGGTTTTACTTGCAGACCAGCATCAGACGTGGGGATTATGGACAATGCACCACCGTTTGGGAAATTTGGGTTTCGGGTGGAATCACAAGCGGGTTTACAGGATTTACAAATCGATGAAACTGAATCTAAGAAGCAAACGAAAGAAACGGCTTCCGGCAGTGGTGAAAGAGCCCTTACTTCGACCTATTTATCCAAATGTAACGTGGAGTATGGATTTTATGCACGGTACTTTGGAGAATGGTAAAAGCGTTAGAAGTCTTAATATTATTGATGATTTTAACAGAGAAATTTTGAATATTACCATCGATACCAGTTTGCAGTCAGCAAGAGTAGTTTCACAACTGGAACAACTAATCGACTGGCGTAGGAAACCAGAAAAGATAAGGGTTGACAACGGTCCGGAGTTTATTGCTGAAAAACTAAAAGACTGGTGCAATAAAAATGAGATCACACTTCATTATATTCAGCCTGGAAAACCTACGCAAAATTCTCTGGTAGAAAGATTCAATAGGACTTTTCGGACAGAATTTTTAGATGTTTATCTTTTTGAGAACATCAGGTCAGGCAGATGAGACATCATTCAGAAATTTGGATGTGGATGTATAATAATGAGCGACCTCACAAATCATTGCAATACCTCACGCCAAGGGGTTTTTTGTTGAAATATGGAAAACTTGCCCAAGCTAAGGCCAACGAGTTTCCCACATTCCAACAAAATTTTAACAATGAAAACAGTAAATTATTAACCAAAAAATCTACTTCTGAGTGTGCCTAAAATGGGTAAGATTACAGTAGAAATCACAATATGAAGCAACGGAAAAAAAACATATGACTCTCAAAGATTTAAAATAAAATGGTAGCATTTTTTTGAATAATGATTGAATTTTTTTATTAATTATGCTAACAATAATATAGAGCGTGCTTATTTATAGATATAATTTATAATATATAGTTTAAGACACAGGAGAAGTCATTTTATTATCTTCAAGCAGGTCAAAATGAAACTTAATGTTGGCAATGTTTTTCCAGGTTACATATTTAAATATAAAGAATCCTATCAGCATACCTACGGTATTTAAAAATACGTCATCAACATCTGCTACACCTCTTCCTGAAAAATATTGTAACGATTCAATAATACTGATTGCAATAAGAAAAAATACAGTTAGTGGTATAAATCTATTAAATTTTTTGATGCATAAACCTAACCAGCCGAACGGACTGAAGAGAAAAATGTTACCGAAAATGTTTATAATAAATGATTGATTATCAGTGTTGTGATCGTTGAAAAAATGTTGAATTGTAATAAATGGTTGATGCTGGATATAAGCAATTTCTGACGGCTCTCTTCCAGAAGCATAGAACATCATGTACAATAAAACGACGGCATATAAGGCAATAAATACTGCAAAATATCTTTTCATAGGTTTCCATTTAGGATTAGTAATAAAAAAGAGGTTGAAGTGCTTATTAGTTTTTGATATATTAGAATAACAAAAATCTGACCCTAGTAGTATGTCATTTTGAAACTTTATAATTCCTTAGCAGTATTTAACATAATATAAAAGCCTCACTTAGCAAATGAGGCTTTAGAAATGTAATAAAAAGTCAGAATCAAACCTGTATAACGCCTAAATTAAATTTTTCAGTAATCGGAGAGTGATCTGCGGCTTCAATTCCCAAAGATATCCACTTTCTGGTATCTATAGGGTTTATAATAGCATCCGTCCATAATCTTGAAGCAGCGTAAGTTGCTTCTGTTTGTTTTTGATATTTCTTAGAAATAGAATCCAAAATTTCCTTATGAGCTTCTTCTGTAATCTCTTTGCCTTGCTTTTTTAAGGTAGATTCCTGAATTTGGGCCAAGACTTTCGCAGCTTGTGAACCACCCATTACTGCAAGATCTGCCCATGGCCAGGCAACTATTAATCTTGGGTCATATGCTTTTCCGCACATTGCATAATTTCCGGCTCCGTAAGAATTCCCCGTAATGATTGTGAATTTTGGAACTACAGAATTGGCAACTGCATTCACCATTTTAGCGCCGTCTTTTATGATTCCGCCATGTTCGGATTTTGAACCAACCATAAATCCTGTTACATCCTGTAAAAATACCAACGGAATTTTTCTTTGGTTACAGTTGGCAATAAATCTCGTTGCCTTGTCAGCAGAATCAGAGTAAATTACTCCTCCAAACTGCATCTCGCCTTTACCGCTTTTTACCAGTTTTCTTTGGTTAGCGACGATTCCTACAGACCAGCCGTCAATTCGTGCAGTAGCACAGATGATACTTTTACCATAGTCGGCTTTGTATTCTTCAAACTCAGAATTGTCGACCAGGCATTTTATAATTTCTAAAGTATCATATTGATCTGCACGGGAAACCGGCATAATTCCGAAAATATTATCTATTTTTTCTTTGGGAGGAAAACTTTCAATTCTGTCGAAACCTGCTTTTTCATAGCTTCCGATAGATTTCATGATGTTTTTTATTCTGTTTAAAGCATCCTGATCATCTTTCGCTTTATAATCTGTTACTCCCGAAATTGAACAGTGAGTTGTTGCACCACCCAAAGTCTCGTTGTCAATACTTTCACCGATTGCTGCTTTTACCAAATAACTTCCGGCAAGGAAAATAGATCCCGTTTTATCAACAATCATCGCTTCGTCACTCATAATAGGAAGATAAGCACCTCCAGCAACACAACTTCCCATCACAGCAGAAATCTGAATGATTCCCATAGCGCTCATTTTTGCATTATTTCTGAAAATTCTTCCGAAATGTTCTTTGTCAGGGAAAATCTCGTCCTGCATCGGGAGATAAACTCCGGCAGAATCGACAAGATAAATAATTGGAAGTTTGTTTTCCATCGCTATTTCCTGAGCTCGTAGATTTTTCTTTCCGGTGATCGGAAACCATGCGCCGGCTTTCACCGAAGCATCATTTGCCACCACAATACATTGTTTTCCTGAAACATAACCCATTACTACAACGACACCACCACTCGGGCAGCCGCCATGTTCTTCATACATTTCGTAGCCTGCAAAAGCACCGATTTCAATGGAATCAGAATTTTTATCAAGAAGATAGTCAATTCTTTCTCTTGCTGTCATTTTACCTTCGTCGCGAAGCTTTTGAAGTCTTTTTTCTCCTCCACCTTTTTTTATTTCAGAAAGCAAACGATTTATTTCAGCTAATTTTAATTTGTTTTGATCTTCTCTTTTGTTAAATTCGATGTCCATGAAATTCCAATTTTTAAGTGACCAAGATACTACTTTTATAAAAAATAAAATATTACTCTTTTTTATGATTCAACGCATTGAAAATCATAAATTTATGAAATATTTAACATAGATATGTTTTTTTATGTTTGTTTTTTTTATAATTTTACAATAGAGGAAAGGAGCTGATTACTCCGTTATAAATCCTTTGTTCCTAGTTTATTTTTTTAATAGTTTATTATTTGAAGGCCCTGAAAGTTGAACAGACTTTCAGGGTTTTTTTTGTGGAAACTTTAAATTTAGCTAACAGCTATTTTTTTGAATTATATGAATCTCAAGGATAGGTTCTTTGGAATGATGAGCTTATTTATTTTTTTTGAGGTTGATTTAACAAAACAATTTTTTGAATTATAAAAAGCGGCTAAATAAAATTTAATAATCTATACGTCTTTTAAAGCTGTATAGAAGTAATTAATTTTAGATTATTATTAAAACCTATTCGTAGCTTTGCATTTCATATATTTTATTTTATAAGCATGCAAAAATTAGCTCTTTTCAGATTGCACTTGATTGTTTTTTTGTGGGGATTTACTGCAATTTTGGGAAAACTGATAACTGCCAATGCGCAGATTCTGGTATTTTACAGAATGTTGTTCGCTGCCATATTTTTATTTGTATTTATAAGAATTTTTAAAAAAGAGAGCATCAAAGTCTCCAAAAAACTTTTTTTACAGCTTGCGGCCATAGGTTTTTTCATGGCTTTGCACTGGCTGTGTTTTTTTTATTCCATTAAAGTTTCTAATGTTTCGATTGCGTTGAGTTGTCTTTCATTGTCAACATTATTTGCAGCGATTTTAGAGCCTTTGGTTTTTAAAAGAAAAGTTGATATTTCAGAAGTGTTGATGGGAGTGGTAATTGTTGCCTGTATTCTCCTTATATTTAAAACCGAATTTCAATATAAAGAAGGCATTTTCTTTGGAATTTTATGCGCAATTTTTGGGACAATATTTTCTGTTTTCAACGGAAAGCTGTTTGGGAAAACAAGTCCGGGGAATATTATTTTTTACGAAATCTTTAGTGGTTGGCTTATTTTGGCTATATTTTATTTATTATCGGGTCAAATTTTTTCGATGAATGAAATAAATTACCGAGATTTGTCGTTAATATGCTTGTTGGCAAGTGTTTTTACAGCTTTTCCGATGCTAGAGTCGGTGAAGCTGATGAAGTATATTTCGCCTTTCACATTAATTTTAACAGTAAATTTAGAACCAGTCTACGGAATTATACTAGCTTTTTTTATCTTTGGGGAATCAGAACACATGAGTCCAGTATTTTATGTGGCGTCGCTGGTTATGATTTTGGCAATTGTAGCCAATGCATTGATAAAAACCAGAAAACAAAAAAAAATTAACTAAGCATCAATTTGCATGATGAAAAAATATCTTTTACTATTATTTTCCCTACTATTTGGGTTTTCGCAATCTCAGATTATCAGAAAATATTCCAATGAATTTTTAAATATCGGCGCAGGAGCCCGAGGTCTGGCAATGGGTGGAGCAGTGATCTCTAATCAGGACGATGTTTACTCGCCAATGTGGAATCCCGCAGGTCTGAACGGAATTACAAGAGACTGGCAGGGAGCTGCCATGCACGCAGAATATTTTGAATCTATTGCTAAGTATGATTATCTCGCTTATGCCAAAGTTTTGGAAGAAGGTGTTTTCGGAATATCAATTGTGCGTTTGGGAGTAGATAATATTTTGAATACTACTCAGTTAATCGATACAGAAGGGAATATTGATTATGATAAAATCACGAAGTTTTCTCAGTCAGATTATGCAGGAATTATTTCTTACGCATTCCATCCGGGTGGAAATCCTAAATTGGATGTAGGTGTCAATGCAAAAATTGTCTACCGAAATGTAGGGAAATTTGCAAGCGGTTACGGGTTTGGTTTTGATGTCGGAGCAATTTATAAATCAGATAACGGCTGGAAATTTGGAGGTATGCTTCGCGATGCTACAACGACTGTCAACTTCTGGAGTATTAATCAGGATGAGCTGACAACGGTTGTAAATGGTGAAGAGTTTAACCCTGCACCTACTGATAAAATGGAATTGACGATGCCGAAATTAAACGCAGGAGCAAGTAAATTATTCGAAATTAACAGCAGCTTATACATTCTTCCGGAGGCAGGTATTAATGTGGATTTTGCCAAAACGGCAGCGCTTCTTTCGACAGATTTTGCAAGTATTACTCCGTATGCAGGAGCTGAATTGGGCTATCAGAAAATGATTTTTGTGAGAGTAGGGGTCAACCGTTTTCAGTCTATTACGGATATTGAAGATCTGAGCAGAAAAGTTTCTTTTCAGCCGAGTGCTGGTTTGGGAATCAGATATAGAGGTTTAACGCTTGATTATGCCATCAGCAATTCAGGCATTGGCGGTTCAAATTTCTTCTCAAACTTTTTCTCTCTGAAACTGGATATGGGAGAATTTAGAAATGATTAATAAATTCAGTTGATTTTAAAATTAAATTACAATGAAGAAGCTTTCAACAATTATAGCGGTAGTGTGTTTTACTTTTTCTTATGCACAAAAGGTTTCCGATTACAAATATGTAGCACTTCCGGAAAAATTCACAGGTTTTAAGAATGATCAATATAAAATGGATGTTTTGCTGGCAAAGTCACTGAAGCAAAAACAATATATAGTTTTTTCAGGAAACAGAAGTCAATGGTCGTCAGAAGGAAATTCAAATCCTTGCGGTGTTTTAAATGCAGATGTGATCAATGACAGTGGTTTTTTGAGAAACAAGGTCATCTTAGAATTCAAAGACTGTAATGGGAAAGTAGTTTCAAATTACAAAGGAAGCTCTTCCATCAAAGATTTTGAAGAAGGCTTTCAGGATGCTTTGAAGCAGGCTTTAGTTGCGGTTGCCGTTTCAAGCCCAAAAGAAATTCAGATACAGGCTTCTGTGCAGCAAACGCAAAATGCTGAACCTGTAAAAGAGGTTACAATTGAAAAAGTGGAAAGTTCTACTTCGCAAAATGGTAAATATACTAACGGTAAAGTAAATTTACAAAAGGTTCAGATTGATGACAGTCAGTTTATTTTAGTTGAAGAGAACGGATCTGTTCCTTTTGCAACTTTTAAATCAACCAGTAAGAAAGATACTTTTAAAGTTAAATTAAAATCAGGAGAATCTACACTTGGTTACTATGAGAATGGTGATATTGTCATTGAAATGCCAAAAGGAGATGATTACACAAAGGAAGTCTTCAAATTAAAATAAAGAAAAGCCTTATCTGCAATCAGATAAGGCTTCCTTAAAATAAACCATAAAAAACTAAAACTATGGTAATAGAACAGTATCTATTACATGTATAACACCATTAGACTGATTTACATCAGCGATTGTTACTTTTGCTTTGTTACCTTTTGCATCGGTTACATACAAATCTTTTCCTTTCGTCCAGAAAGTTAATTCTTCTCCCTGTACTGTTTTCATCATTGCTTTTCCGTTTCCTGCTTTTACAGCTGCCCAAACTTGTTTCGAACTGTATTTCCCTGGTAGAACGTGGTATGTAAGAATGCTTGTAAGCATTTCTTTGTTCTCAGGTTTTACAAGATTCTCAACAGTTCCCGCAGGTAATTTTGCAAAAGCTGCATCTGTAGGAGCGAATACTGTGAAAGGTCCAGCGCTTTGTAAAGTTTCTACAAGACCTGCAGCTTTTACTGCTGCAACCAAAGTTTTGTGGTCTTTAGAATTTACCGCATTCTCTACAATATTTTTTGAAGGATACATTGGCGCTCCACCAACCATTACCGTTTTTTCTTTCATTTTTTGGGCTGTTGCATTTCCGCTTAATGCGAAAGATAATGCTGCCATTCCTAG
It contains:
- a CDS encoding DDE-type integrase/transposase/recombinase — encoded protein: MVLLADQHQTWGLWTMHHRLGNLGFGWNHKRVYRIYKSMKLNLRSKRKKRLPAVVKEPLLRPIYPNVTWSMDFMHGTLENGKSVRSLNIIDDFNREILNITIDTSLQSARVVSQLEQLIDWRRKPEKIRVDNGPEFIAEKLKDWCNKNEITLHYIQPGKPTQNSLVERFNRTFRTEFLDVYLFENIRSGR
- the tssD gene encoding type VI secretion system tube protein TssD; this translates as MSFLSKLELDGNTYNILECKYNFIQPVDGTGKPKGMPTGGDIIIKIESTGNPELLGWMLDHNQMKNGKIVFYRRDAMSKLQELSFEKAFCVEFSECFNGLDSQPLQIEMRLIAKKFNINGATHEKQWLE
- a CDS encoding type VI secretion system Vgr family protein; protein product: MENQDFSTIFGTSRRFEDWLHDTTNPLVYCLLTLDGKDFIRKNSYTVELSQKTNDHDRFTIVVPDDALDTFKGYVMENSKNLLGKEIGITYWRFGKSQHYFRGIIGNVRNKKDEGGGYGELYITGFAPSILLESGKDCQSFEDKTLEQIVKQVTEGYPQEAKVEIASGTLSEFNKKALPYTVQYKESDYQFIKRLAIRHGEYFYYNGEKLIFGNTVQPILKLSENIDLIDVEFEMRIQAQDFTFTGYDTESGARIEKDSSNARSQYKENLFQVIATNASKNVFKKKPKMHFNHTGIQNWSEGQLAEAVRLEREKRENLMQVKGRSKTPELKIGGRAKLSDINGKAMETYRILEIKHIYEPGDYYNEFVGIPDIFSAVPYLDTEAVPKGEEQPARVVDNNDPMGMGRVRVQFPWQEDKGQKTPWIRLIQPHSGAGKGFHFIPEIGEEVLVGHESGSAEKPFVMGMHYNGGETSGYGTSDNSIKVIHTRSGHILKFTEDESIILTDKSGNEMIFDTVGSNITVTAPEKMTFNCKNLNINVGQNMTTNVGRNQNNIVGMNQVESIGMMKNLSVGANFMTNIVGSLMEFVKGNRETKAKELKENSKRREIISEENNNIHSQKNFNNNSGNNSKMH
- a CDS encoding transposase; protein product: MKNSKFSEVQIIKILAEQNQGKKVNEICREHSISQPTFNKWKSKYGGLDVQPLSKMKELEKELSQYKKIVAELTL
- a CDS encoding VanZ family protein translates to MKRYFAVFIALYAVVLLYMMFYASGREPSEIAYIQHQPFITIQHFFNDHNTDNQSFIINIFGNIFLFSPFGWLGLCIKKFNRFIPLTVFFLIAISIIESLQYFSGRGVADVDDVFLNTVGMLIGFFIFKYVTWKNIANIKFHFDLLEDNKMTSPVS
- a CDS encoding acyl-CoA carboxylase subunit beta, with protein sequence MDIEFNKREDQNKLKLAEINRLLSEIKKGGGEKRLQKLRDEGKMTARERIDYLLDKNSDSIEIGAFAGYEMYEEHGGCPSGGVVVVMGYVSGKQCIVVANDASVKAGAWFPITGKKNLRAQEIAMENKLPIIYLVDSAGVYLPMQDEIFPDKEHFGRIFRNNAKMSAMGIIQISAVMGSCVAGGAYLPIMSDEAMIVDKTGSIFLAGSYLVKAAIGESIDNETLGGATTHCSISGVTDYKAKDDQDALNRIKNIMKSIGSYEKAGFDRIESFPPKEKIDNIFGIMPVSRADQYDTLEIIKCLVDNSEFEEYKADYGKSIICATARIDGWSVGIVANQRKLVKSGKGEMQFGGVIYSDSADKATRFIANCNQRKIPLVFLQDVTGFMVGSKSEHGGIIKDGAKMVNAVANSVVPKFTIITGNSYGAGNYAMCGKAYDPRLIVAWPWADLAVMGGSQAAKVLAQIQESTLKKQGKEITEEAHKEILDSISKKYQKQTEATYAASRLWTDAIINPIDTRKWISLGIEAADHSPITEKFNLGVIQV